A single genomic interval of Noviherbaspirillum cavernae harbors:
- a CDS encoding DUF4124 domain-containing protein has product MMRTALLSLLVSVSAPVFAIYKCDVNGKVTYSDETCPGGKALNINSMPSTDGTAAKRQLTEDEKKLKRLEDQRHKREAREEREQNQIARANAAQRKKCSSLAQRKRWADEDFAATAGKASEKARIKARRAGEQYNLECGL; this is encoded by the coding sequence ATGATGCGTACCGCGTTGCTATCGCTGCTTGTTTCGGTTTCCGCTCCCGTCTTCGCGATCTACAAATGCGACGTGAATGGCAAGGTGACTTACAGCGACGAGACATGCCCGGGCGGCAAGGCGCTGAACATCAACAGCATGCCTTCGACAGATGGCACTGCAGCGAAGCGGCAGTTGACGGAGGATGAAAAGAAACTGAAGCGTCTGGAAGACCAACGCCACAAGCGCGAAGCAAGGGAAGAGCGAGAGCAGAACCAGATCGCGCGTGCCAATGCAGCGCAGCGGAAAAAATGCAGCTCTCTTGCACAGCGCAAACGGTGGGCCGACGAAGACTTTGCCGCGACGGCTGGCAAGGCAAGCGAGAAGGCAAGGATCAAGGCGCGACGCGCAGGCGAGCAATACAACCTGGAGTGCGGCCTGTAG
- a CDS encoding YihY family inner membrane protein, with protein sequence MSYRSIAHRLLPEDSPAFRQVSWSDVRDLLHFARRRLNEERLPQVAGSLTFTTVLALVPMLTIAFAIFTTFPLFNTFRTSLEAYFIQSLMPKTIANTILGYLNQFASKATRLSAFGAVALIVTAVAMMLMIDRVFNLIWRVKASRPFAQRLVVYWAVVTLGPLFIGVSISVTSDLFTVTDGVVRNAPLLGTVFYTLISILLTTGAFTLLYIAVPNRIIDWRDAACGGLVAAAAFEIAKRIFVVFVAKFPTYTVVYGALAAMPIFLVWIYLSWLIILLGAVIAAALPVVKYERWWHVAAPGSAFVDAMSVLGVLYEARENGNIAAVDAEAIRARTHLGFDESEALLEKMLDAGWVGRLKAEGAKRAQWGKRITQGLDHWTLLANPHQLTLAEIYRMFVFNPPGNPKLVVHVEEVVARGLNQPLADYFSRTKTV encoded by the coding sequence ATGTCGTATCGATCGATTGCACATCGCCTGTTGCCGGAAGATTCGCCGGCATTCCGCCAGGTTTCATGGAGCGACGTGCGCGATCTCCTGCATTTCGCGCGACGCCGCCTCAACGAGGAACGCCTGCCCCAAGTTGCCGGCAGCCTGACCTTCACGACCGTGCTGGCGCTGGTGCCGATGCTGACGATTGCATTTGCGATCTTCACGACTTTTCCCCTGTTCAATACGTTCCGCACCTCGCTGGAAGCCTATTTCATCCAGAGCCTGATGCCGAAAACGATCGCCAACACGATCCTCGGCTATCTGAACCAGTTCGCCAGCAAGGCGACGCGCCTGTCCGCATTCGGCGCAGTGGCGTTGATCGTCACGGCTGTCGCGATGATGCTGATGATCGACCGGGTGTTCAACCTGATCTGGCGCGTCAAGGCATCGCGGCCGTTTGCGCAGCGCCTCGTTGTGTACTGGGCGGTGGTGACGCTCGGGCCGTTGTTCATTGGCGTATCCATCAGCGTGACGTCGGATCTTTTCACGGTAACCGATGGCGTCGTGCGCAATGCGCCGCTGCTCGGTACGGTGTTCTACACGCTGATTTCGATCCTGCTGACAACAGGCGCCTTCACGCTGCTGTATATCGCGGTGCCGAATCGGATCATCGACTGGCGCGATGCGGCATGCGGTGGTTTGGTGGCGGCGGCGGCCTTCGAAATCGCGAAGCGTATTTTCGTTGTATTCGTGGCGAAATTTCCCACTTACACGGTCGTCTACGGTGCCTTGGCGGCGATGCCGATCTTTCTCGTGTGGATTTATCTTTCCTGGTTGATCATTCTTCTTGGTGCCGTCATCGCCGCGGCGCTTCCGGTCGTCAAGTATGAGCGATGGTGGCATGTGGCCGCACCCGGCAGCGCTTTCGTCGACGCAATGTCAGTGCTGGGTGTGTTGTACGAGGCACGAGAGAATGGCAACATCGCCGCCGTCGATGCGGAAGCCATCCGCGCCCGGACGCATCTGGGCTTTGACGAATCGGAAGCCTTGCTGGAAAAAATGCTCGACGCCGGCTGGGTCGGACGGCTCAAGGCGGAAGGGGCCAAGCGCGCGCAATGGGGAAAGCGCATCACGCAAGGACTGGATCACTGGACCTTGCTCGCCAACCCGCATCAGCTGACATTGGCGGAGATTTACCGCATGTTTGTGTTCAATCCGCCGGGCAATCCGAAACTTGTCGTGCACGTCGAGGAAGTCGTGGCGCGGGGCTTGAATCAGCCGCTTGCCGACTATTTTTCCAGGACGAAAACCGTCTAG
- a CDS encoding DUF2069 domain-containing protein encodes MQQNSLQKILYTGAVTSLVALIALCVAWELVLAPLRPGGSWLVLKVIPLLIPLRGVLKRDIYTMQWSSMLILLYFTEGIVRATSDAGLSATLGWIEVALTCVFFFCSILYLRPYKRAAKELARQAIQKASK; translated from the coding sequence ATGCAACAGAATTCCTTGCAAAAAATCCTTTACACCGGCGCAGTGACGAGCCTGGTTGCCCTGATTGCGCTATGTGTCGCGTGGGAACTGGTGCTGGCGCCATTGCGTCCGGGCGGATCATGGCTCGTGCTGAAAGTCATTCCGTTGTTGATACCGTTACGCGGCGTATTGAAGCGCGACATCTACACCATGCAATGGTCGTCGATGCTCATTCTGCTGTACTTCACCGAAGGGATCGTGCGCGCGACGAGCGATGCCGGGTTGTCGGCCACACTCGGCTGGATCGAGGTTGCGCTGACATGCGTGTTCTTCTTCTGCTCGATTCTCTATTTGCGGCCGTACAAGCGCGCCGCGAAAGAACTGGCGCGGCAGGCTATTCAAAAAGCATCCAAATGA
- a CDS encoding DUF6691 family protein yields the protein MQLLFALLAGLVFGGGLILSGMADPSKVIGFLDLAGKWDPSLAFVMAGAIGVGFLAFRLAGRRANSLLGEPMQLPTSRHIDRRLVLGSLAFGVGWGLAGFCPGPALLNVAVGGGKVILFVLAMLGGMALFELSAKMFARRAG from the coding sequence ATGCAATTGTTATTCGCATTGCTGGCAGGCCTGGTATTTGGCGGAGGCTTGATCCTTTCCGGCATGGCAGACCCGTCTAAAGTCATCGGCTTTCTCGATCTGGCCGGGAAGTGGGATCCATCGCTGGCATTCGTGATGGCAGGGGCGATCGGTGTAGGCTTCCTGGCATTTCGTCTTGCAGGCCGGCGGGCGAATTCGCTGCTGGGCGAGCCGATGCAGCTACCGACTTCACGGCATATTGACCGCCGCCTCGTTCTCGGCAGTCTCGCGTTTGGCGTTGGCTGGGGGCTGGCGGGGTTTTGCCCGGGGCCTGCGCTGCTCAATGTTGCGGTAGGCGGCGGGAAGGTGATTCTGTTTGTGCTTGCGATGCTGGGCGGGATGGCACTCTTTGAATTGAGCGCGAAGATGTTTGCACGCAGGGCAGGCTGA
- a CDS encoding alpha/beta fold hydrolase → MQFNIQGQQAYCYTGGKAFNPALPTAVFIHGVQNDHSVWALQTRYFAHHGFGVLALDLPSHGRSTGSPLQSVEAMAAWLFAVLDAAGVRQATLIGHSMGSLVALEAAFQNPDRVRKIAMVGTAYPMKVSDVLLDASKNDEQKAIDMVTIWSHSSIAQKPSFPGPGFYAMNGDLRLMQRIAQQHGERVFHTDFSACNAYANGEAAAQSVKCPVLFLLGKNDMMTMPRHAGTLVKAMPHAEMVQLDNCGHALMAEQPDAVLDTLFAFAKK, encoded by the coding sequence ATGCAATTCAATATTCAAGGACAGCAGGCGTATTGCTACACCGGTGGCAAGGCATTCAATCCGGCATTGCCGACCGCCGTATTCATCCACGGCGTGCAAAACGACCATTCCGTCTGGGCATTGCAGACGCGCTATTTCGCGCATCACGGGTTCGGCGTACTCGCGCTCGATCTGCCGAGCCACGGTCGCAGCACCGGCTCGCCGCTGCAAAGCGTCGAGGCGATGGCCGCCTGGCTGTTTGCCGTGCTGGACGCTGCCGGCGTGCGTCAAGCCACGTTGATCGGACACAGCATGGGCTCGCTGGTCGCGCTGGAAGCCGCATTCCAGAACCCTGATCGCGTCAGAAAAATCGCCATGGTCGGCACCGCCTATCCGATGAAGGTGTCCGATGTGCTGCTCGATGCATCGAAGAATGATGAGCAGAAAGCCATCGACATGGTGACGATCTGGTCGCACTCCTCCATCGCGCAGAAACCGTCGTTTCCCGGTCCCGGCTTTTATGCGATGAACGGTGACCTGCGCTTGATGCAGCGGATTGCACAGCAACATGGCGAACGCGTTTTTCATACCGATTTCTCCGCATGCAATGCCTATGCGAATGGCGAAGCGGCGGCGCAATCCGTGAAGTGTCCAGTGCTTTTTCTGCTTGGAAAAAATGACATGATGACCATGCCCAGACATGCCGGCACGTTGGTGAAGGCCATGCCGCATGCAGAGATGGTTCAGCTCGACAACTGCGGCCACGCGCTCATGGCGGAGCAGCCCGATGCAGTCCTCGATACCTTGTTCGCCTTCGCAAAAAAATAG
- a CDS encoding ArsR/SmtB family transcription factor — protein MPEKLDLDKLRGAASQACGLLKTLANPDRLLLLCQLSQGEYCVSELEELLGIRQPTLSQQLGVLRDEELVITRRDGKQIYYALGSDDARAVIQVLYQRYCAKTKGKRA, from the coding sequence ATGCCTGAAAAACTCGATCTGGATAAATTGAGAGGGGCCGCGTCACAAGCGTGCGGCCTGTTGAAAACACTGGCGAATCCTGACCGGCTGCTGCTGCTCTGTCAGCTTTCGCAGGGCGAGTATTGCGTGAGCGAGCTGGAAGAGCTGCTCGGCATACGGCAACCCACGCTGTCGCAGCAGCTTGGCGTGTTGCGCGACGAGGAACTGGTCATTACCCGCCGCGACGGCAAGCAGATTTACTACGCTCTCGGCAGCGACGATGCAAGGGCAGTCATCCAGGTTCTGTACCAGCGATACTGCGCAAAAACAAAAGGGAAACGAGCATGA
- a CDS encoding O-acetylhomoserine aminocarboxypropyltransferase, producing the protein MSTPKYPGFDTLSLHAGAAPDPATGARATPIYLTSSFVFKDSDHAASLFNMERAGHVYSRISNPTNAVLEERIAALEGGVAGIATASGQAAMHLGLATIAGAGSHIVASRALYGGSQNLLAYTMKRFGVDTTFVDPRDLDAWRNAIRPNTRALFGETLGNPGLDVLNIPEVAAIAHEHYLPLMVDATFTTPWLLRPFDHGADLIFHSATKFLCGHGTAIGGLLVDGGTFDWQKAYEKTGRFAELCEPYDGFHGMVFSEESSVAAFSLRARREGLRDFGAVMSPHNAFAILQGIETLGLRMEKHVANTRKVVEFLAAHPAVEAVSYPELESHPDHALAKTLLPKGCGAVFSFSIKGDRAAGRRFVESLKIFSHLANVGDAKSLVIHPASTTHFRVPTEQLASSGITEGTMRLSIGLEDANDLIKDLGRGLKASQKGA; encoded by the coding sequence ATGAGCACGCCCAAATATCCGGGGTTCGACACCCTGTCCCTGCATGCCGGTGCGGCCCCCGATCCGGCAACCGGAGCGCGCGCAACGCCGATTTACCTGACATCCTCGTTCGTCTTCAAGGACTCGGACCATGCCGCGTCGCTGTTCAACATGGAGCGCGCCGGGCATGTTTATTCGCGTATCTCCAATCCGACCAATGCCGTGCTGGAAGAACGCATTGCGGCGCTTGAAGGCGGCGTGGCGGGTATTGCCACGGCAAGCGGACAGGCGGCGATGCATCTCGGACTGGCGACCATCGCGGGAGCCGGTTCGCACATCGTGGCGTCACGCGCGTTGTATGGCGGCTCGCAAAACCTGCTGGCGTACACCATGAAGCGCTTCGGCGTCGACACGACCTTCGTCGATCCGCGTGATCTCGATGCATGGCGGAATGCGATCCGCCCGAATACCAGGGCGCTTTTCGGTGAAACGCTCGGCAATCCGGGACTGGACGTGCTCAATATCCCGGAAGTCGCCGCGATTGCTCATGAGCATTATCTGCCGCTGATGGTCGATGCGACCTTTACCACGCCCTGGCTGTTGCGCCCCTTCGATCATGGCGCAGACCTGATTTTCCATTCCGCGACCAAGTTCCTGTGCGGCCACGGCACCGCGATCGGCGGCTTGCTGGTGGATGGCGGCACCTTCGACTGGCAGAAGGCCTATGAAAAAACCGGCCGCTTCGCGGAATTGTGCGAGCCGTACGACGGCTTTCACGGCATGGTGTTTTCCGAGGAATCGTCGGTCGCGGCATTTTCGCTGCGGGCCCGGCGCGAAGGCCTGCGCGACTTCGGTGCGGTGATGAGCCCGCACAATGCCTTCGCGATATTGCAAGGCATCGAAACGCTGGGTTTGCGCATGGAAAAGCATGTGGCCAACACGCGCAAGGTCGTCGAATTCCTCGCCGCTCATCCCGCCGTTGAGGCTGTGTCCTATCCCGAACTGGAATCGCACCCCGACCACGCGCTGGCGAAGACACTGCTGCCCAAGGGCTGCGGCGCGGTGTTTTCGTTCAGCATCAAAGGCGACCGTGCGGCAGGACGCCGCTTTGTCGAATCACTCAAGATTTTTTCCCACCTCGCCAATGTCGGCGATGCCAAATCGCTGGTGATTCACCCCGCGTCGACCACGCATTTCCGCGTGCCAACCGAACAACTTGCCTCATCCGGCATCACCGAGGGAACGATGCGGCTATCGATCGGACTGGAAGATGCGAACGACTTGATTAAAGACCTCGGGCGCGGCCTGAAGGCGTCGCAAAAGGGAGCCTGA
- a CDS encoding DUF962 domain-containing protein — translation MPTVLKNEFESFADFYPVYLSEHSNRTCRELHFVGSTLALICLVVLALTANPWWLLGALACGYGFAWLGHLAFEKNQPMTFKHPLYSLMGDWVMYWQMLTGQDTF, via the coding sequence ATGCCGACCGTTCTGAAGAATGAGTTCGAATCGTTTGCCGATTTTTATCCGGTTTATCTGAGCGAGCATTCGAATCGAACCTGCCGCGAGTTGCACTTCGTCGGTTCAACCCTGGCATTGATCTGCCTGGTTGTTTTGGCGCTGACAGCCAATCCGTGGTGGCTCTTGGGCGCACTTGCATGCGGTTACGGCTTTGCATGGCTGGGGCATCTCGCCTTCGAGAAAAATCAGCCGATGACCTTCAAGCACCCGCTCTATTCCCTGATGGGCGATTGGGTGATGTACTGGCAAATGCTGACGGGGCAGGACACTTTCTAG
- a CDS encoding FAD-binding oxidoreductase, whose product MNDFLNKCREAIGAAFVLTDPADTAAFLTDWRRRFTGKALAVVRPGSADEVAALVKLCNQFKVPIVPQGGNTGLVLGSVPDESGKAIVLSLNRLNRIRAIDTINNTMTVDAGCILEHVQNAAAQADRLFPLSLAAEGSCTIGGNLSTNAGGTAVLRYGNTRELCLGLEVVTAQGEIWNGLRGLRKDNTGYDLRDLFIGAEGTLGIITAAVMKLFPQPRAQLTAFAAMQTPDDALKLLSLAQEKCGAALTGFELMSDFCLQLVAKHFPHMRPPFPQNYPQYVLLELSDSESETHANEMLEAVITDALEQGMIEDAAVASSIAQSKALWNLREHIPLAQAEEGKNIKHDVSVPISRIGDFIRATDVQLQEQFPGCRLVTFGHLGDGNLHYNVSPPEHDPADAFIEKQEAINRVVHDSVHRFDGSISAEHGLGALKRDEIRRYKSEVEMHLMQAVKRSLDPLDIMNPGKVV is encoded by the coding sequence ATGAACGACTTTCTCAATAAGTGCCGCGAGGCGATCGGGGCCGCCTTTGTCTTGACCGATCCCGCCGATACCGCAGCTTTTCTCACCGACTGGCGGCGACGCTTTACCGGCAAGGCGCTGGCGGTCGTGCGCCCCGGCTCCGCTGATGAAGTTGCGGCCCTCGTCAAGCTGTGCAACCAGTTCAAGGTGCCTATCGTGCCCCAAGGCGGCAACACCGGACTCGTCCTCGGCAGCGTGCCGGACGAGAGCGGCAAGGCGATCGTGCTTTCCCTGAACCGGCTCAACCGCATCCGGGCGATCGACACGATCAACAACACCATGACGGTGGACGCCGGCTGCATTCTGGAACATGTGCAGAATGCGGCAGCGCAGGCCGATCGTCTGTTCCCCTTGTCGCTGGCAGCCGAAGGCAGCTGCACCATCGGCGGCAACCTGTCAACCAATGCCGGCGGCACGGCCGTGCTGCGATACGGCAATACGCGTGAACTCTGTCTGGGACTGGAAGTTGTCACCGCGCAAGGCGAAATCTGGAACGGATTGCGCGGACTGCGCAAGGACAACACCGGCTATGACCTGCGCGACCTGTTCATCGGCGCCGAAGGGACGCTGGGCATCATCACCGCTGCGGTGATGAAACTGTTCCCGCAGCCACGCGCGCAGCTGACGGCGTTTGCCGCCATGCAAACACCTGACGATGCCCTGAAGCTGTTGTCACTGGCGCAGGAAAAATGCGGTGCAGCGCTGACCGGCTTTGAATTGATGTCGGACTTTTGCCTGCAACTGGTTGCGAAGCACTTCCCGCATATGCGCCCGCCCTTCCCGCAGAACTATCCGCAGTATGTGCTGCTGGAACTCTCCGACAGCGAATCGGAGACGCACGCGAACGAAATGCTGGAAGCGGTCATCACCGACGCGCTGGAGCAAGGCATGATCGAAGATGCAGCAGTCGCCTCCTCGATCGCGCAATCGAAGGCGCTGTGGAATCTGCGCGAGCATATTCCGCTGGCGCAGGCGGAAGAAGGCAAGAACATCAAGCATGATGTATCGGTGCCCATTTCGCGGATCGGCGACTTCATCCGCGCAACGGATGTTCAGCTGCAGGAACAGTTCCCCGGCTGCCGGCTGGTCACCTTCGGCCATCTCGGCGACGGCAATCTGCATTACAACGTATCGCCGCCAGAACACGATCCCGCCGATGCCTTCATCGAGAAACAGGAGGCGATCAATCGCGTGGTGCACGACAGCGTGCATCGGTTCGATGGTTCGATCTCTGCCGAACATGGATTGGGCGCATTGAAGCGCGATGAAATTCGCCGCTACAAGTCCGAAGTCGAAATGCATCTGATGCAAGCCGTCAAGCGCAGCCTTGATCCGCTGGACATCATGAACCCGGGTAAAGTTGTATGA
- a CDS encoding YeeE/YedE family protein, protein MTIDWSNFTPWSSLAGGILIGIAAAMFILFNGRIAGISGILGGLLRPRKGDVGWRAAFIIGLILAPLVYGFFAPLPAVHIDTGAGLIVLAGILVGVGTRYGSGCTSGHGVCGLSRLSPRSMVATAAFMSAGFLTVYVARHVVG, encoded by the coding sequence ATGACGATAGATTGGAGCAACTTTACTCCGTGGTCGTCGCTGGCAGGAGGCATCCTGATCGGTATCGCCGCCGCGATGTTCATTCTGTTCAACGGACGGATCGCCGGCATCAGCGGAATACTGGGAGGCTTGCTGCGCCCGAGGAAGGGCGATGTCGGCTGGCGCGCGGCATTCATCATCGGCTTGATCCTTGCCCCGCTGGTGTATGGCTTCTTTGCGCCTTTGCCAGCCGTACATATCGATACTGGCGCCGGGCTGATTGTGCTGGCCGGCATCCTCGTTGGTGTTGGCACCCGATACGGATCTGGTTGCACGAGCGGTCACGGCGTGTGCGGCCTGTCGCGGCTGTCGCCTCGTTCGATGGTGGCCACGGCGGCATTCATGAGTGCCGGTTTTCTTACTGTGTATGTTGCAAGACACGTAGTCGGATAA
- a CDS encoding CBS domain-containing protein produces MKVSEILKVKGNILYTVTPDTPMLDAVNTMAEKDIGSLVVMEFGELVGMLTFREVMNTLHRNKGEVGSDTVRKHMDDHPITITPDTEVNEVRRLMLEKHARYVPAVEAKTLLGVISFYDVAKAVLEAQSFENKMLKAYIRDWPAEGDE; encoded by the coding sequence ATGAAAGTATCCGAAATCCTGAAAGTCAAAGGCAATATTCTTTACACGGTCACGCCCGATACGCCGATGCTCGATGCGGTCAACACCATGGCGGAAAAGGATATCGGCTCGTTGGTCGTGATGGAGTTCGGCGAACTGGTCGGGATGCTGACCTTCCGCGAAGTCATGAATACGCTGCATCGCAACAAGGGCGAGGTCGGCTCCGACACCGTGCGCAAGCACATGGATGACCACCCGATCACGATCACACCTGACACCGAGGTCAATGAAGTGCGGCGGCTGATGCTGGAAAAGCATGCGCGGTATGTCCCCGCGGTGGAGGCGAAGACCCTGCTCGGCGTGATCTCGTTTTACGATGTCGCAAAAGCCGTGCTGGAGGCGCAGAGCTTCGAAAACAAGATGCTCAAGGCGTATATCCGCGACTGGCCGGCGGAAGGCGACGAATAG
- a CDS encoding methyl-accepting chemotaxis protein — translation MKLKTRLILSTGLSFLLFILALGFALTGMQTTKARFETFLDEDLALLQATSSMYAQGLQMGQAVRNIVMDHTNKLAYKNLEDAGKEFAQAHQLAIKLAQGEPPVLKMLNEVATLREKQRPLHEKIVAAAAQDRAAAIEIISKEETPVWREMRMRLMEFVKTKNADVAGEKSGMLSFTNRMLVTSVVLAALAVIVGGALLAWLIANVMKQLGGEPDYAAGIAREISSGNFGSAVMLGPKDRSSLLFAMDAMRQKLSQTLTDIKRAADTIDTASREIATGNADLSARTESQASSLEETASSMEELTSTVRQNAENARQANQLAASASDVAVKGGDVVSKVVDTMGSIKDSSRRIVDIIGVIDGIAFQTNILALNAAVEAARAGEQGRGFAVVATEVRNLAQRSASAAKEIKELIGDSVEKIDAGSSLVDEAGQTMEEIVASVKRVTDIMNEITAASDEQSAGIEQVNQAVTQMDEVTQQNAALVEQAAAAAQSLQDQAATLTATVARFRLARHA, via the coding sequence ATGAAACTGAAAACCAGATTGATTCTCAGCACGGGACTGTCATTCCTGCTCTTCATCCTCGCACTGGGATTCGCGCTCACCGGCATGCAAACCACCAAGGCGCGATTCGAGACATTTCTCGATGAAGACCTTGCATTGCTGCAGGCGACATCCAGCATGTATGCGCAGGGCCTGCAGATGGGACAGGCTGTGCGCAACATCGTGATGGACCATACGAACAAGCTTGCGTACAAGAACCTTGAAGACGCCGGCAAGGAATTTGCGCAAGCCCACCAACTTGCCATCAAGCTGGCACAAGGCGAGCCGCCGGTTCTGAAGATGCTGAACGAGGTCGCCACGCTGCGCGAAAAGCAACGCCCCCTGCATGAGAAGATCGTCGCCGCTGCGGCACAGGATCGCGCAGCGGCAATCGAGATCATCAGCAAGGAAGAAACGCCGGTATGGCGCGAGATGCGCATGCGGCTCATGGAATTCGTGAAGACCAAGAACGCTGACGTTGCAGGCGAGAAGTCCGGCATGCTGAGCTTCACCAACCGCATGCTGGTCACGAGTGTGGTGTTGGCCGCACTTGCGGTCATCGTGGGTGGCGCGCTGCTCGCCTGGCTCATTGCAAATGTGATGAAGCAGCTTGGCGGCGAGCCGGATTATGCGGCAGGCATTGCGCGCGAAATCTCTTCCGGCAATTTCGGTTCGGCCGTGATGCTTGGACCAAAGGACCGATCGAGCCTGCTCTTTGCAATGGATGCGATGCGACAGAAATTGAGCCAGACGCTCACCGACATCAAGCGGGCGGCCGATACCATCGATACCGCTTCGCGCGAGATCGCGACCGGTAATGCCGATCTTTCTGCACGCACGGAGTCGCAGGCGTCGAGCCTCGAAGAAACCGCGAGCTCGATGGAGGAACTGACAAGTACCGTGCGCCAGAACGCCGAGAATGCGCGTCAGGCCAATCAACTCGCCGCGAGTGCATCCGATGTGGCGGTGAAGGGCGGGGATGTGGTGTCGAAAGTGGTCGATACCATGGGTTCTATCAAGGATAGTTCGCGCAGGATCGTCGACATCATCGGCGTGATCGATGGCATCGCGTTTCAGACCAATATTCTCGCGTTGAATGCTGCAGTCGAGGCGGCACGCGCCGGCGAACAGGGACGCGGCTTTGCCGTCGTCGCAACGGAAGTGCGGAATCTTGCACAGCGTTCCGCAAGCGCGGCAAAGGAAATCAAGGAACTGATCGGTGACTCGGTCGAGAAGATCGATGCCGGCAGCAGCCTGGTCGACGAAGCCGGTCAGACCATGGAGGAAATTGTTGCTTCGGTCAAGCGCGTGACCGACATCATGAACGAGATCACTGCGGCAAGCGACGAGCAGAGCGCGGGCATCGAGCAGGTCAACCAGGCTGTCACGCAGATGGACGAGGTGACGCAACAGAATGCCGCACTGGTGGAGCAGGCGGCTGCGGCGGCGCAAAGCCTGCAGGATCAGGCGGCCACCCTGACCGCAACCGTGGCGCGTTTCAGGCTCGCCAGGCACGCATAG
- the wrbA gene encoding NAD(P)H:quinone oxidoreductase, whose translation MKASNPTILVLYYSRHGATRRLAELIAQGVESVAGCDARLRTVPAVSTVIEATEPEVPKEGSPYVELKDLEECAGLALGSPTRFGNMAAAMKYFWDGTSSQWLSGTLSGKPACVFTSTGSLHGGQESTLLSMMLPLMHHGMLLLGLPYTQPALMTTASGGSPYGATHWSGINGTHPISEDTRALTIALGKRLAEAACKLRGS comes from the coding sequence ATGAAAGCATCCAATCCGACTATCCTTGTTCTATATTACTCACGACATGGTGCCACGCGCAGGCTTGCGGAGCTGATTGCGCAAGGCGTGGAGAGCGTCGCAGGCTGCGATGCCCGCCTGCGCACCGTACCTGCGGTGTCGACCGTGATCGAAGCGACCGAACCGGAGGTGCCGAAGGAAGGCTCGCCCTACGTTGAATTGAAAGACCTCGAAGAATGTGCGGGCCTGGCGTTGGGATCGCCGACCCGTTTTGGCAATATGGCGGCGGCAATGAAGTATTTCTGGGACGGCACGAGTTCCCAATGGCTCTCCGGCACACTGTCCGGCAAACCCGCCTGCGTGTTCACCTCCACCGGCAGCCTGCATGGCGGCCAGGAATCGACCCTGCTGTCGATGATGCTGCCGCTGATGCATCACGGCATGCTGCTGCTCGGCTTGCCTTACACCCAGCCTGCCTTGATGACGACCGCCAGCGGCGGCTCCCCCTACGGTGCCACACACTGGTCGGGGATCAACGGCACACATCCGATATCTGAAGATACGAGGGCGCTGACCATCGCGCTCGGCAAACGACTGGCGGAAGCCGCTTGCAAATTGAGAGGCTCCTGA